One segment of Tamlana crocina DNA contains the following:
- a CDS encoding sulfatase-like hydrolase/transferase, whose protein sequence is MYKNIFLITVISVLASLNVAKAQNSNSDKPNIIFILTDDQRFDAIGYAGNKYVDTPEMDNLAQSGAYFHSAVVTTPICAASRASILTGLHERSHNFNFQTGNVREEYMANSYPKLLKDNGYYTGFYGKYGVRYNDLDKQFDEHDDYDRNNRFKDRRGYYYKTIDKDTVHLTRYTGQQALDFIEKNAKNEKPFCLSLSFSAPHAHDGAPEQYFWQNTTDNLLQNTTIPGPELGEDKYFEAQPKAVRDGFNRLRWTWRYDTPEKYQHSLKGYYRMISGIDLEIKKIREKLKEKGVDKNTVIILMGDNGYFLGERQLAGKWLMYDNSVRVPLIVFDPRVNKHQDITDMALNIDVPSTIADLAGIKAPESWQGKSLMPIVKQETNTMGRDTILIEHLWDFENIPPSEGVRTEEWKYFRYVNDKTIEELYNLKKDPKEVNNLIGKKKYQKVADKLRAKLDELIAENSNEYRAAPTDLTVELIREPETEVEVFDLKPEFGWTVPLGSTFQSAYQILVASNQASINANNGNVWDSGQVRSSQSTDVEYQGNALEIGKTYYWKVRIWDEENRLVDYSKAQKFTTGKSDSYIISTENKFVTDKIKPTKFENRNGVYFIDFGKAAFATMDFTYHAETPHTLTVRVGEMVDDKGNVNRTPPAKSNIRYQELKINVKPGKTSYRIPVQTDERNTRPNMAIPLPDGFPPLVPFRYAEIEGTQSEIKLSDVEQLAFRTYWDDKASNFESDNDILNQVWDLCKYSIKATTFNGLYVDGDRERIPYEADAYLNQLSHYTTDREYAMARRTIEYFMQNPTWPTEWQQHVPLLIYADYMYTGNIELIERYYEALKHKSLYELSNEDGLITSTKVDAEFMKKLGFPEGYKKPLTDIVDWPSKNFAGSKTKGERDGFVFMPYSTVINSFFYENMKIMAEFAQLLGKTQEALDFEYRAAKAKKAVNEQMFDKERGIYVDGIGTDHASLHANMMPLAFGLVPKEHFDSVVDYVKSRGLACSVYGAQFLMDGLYNAGEEDYALELLTSKAKRSWYNMIRVGSTITLEAWDYEYKVNLDWNHAWGAAPANIIPRGLWGIKPKTPGFGIATIKPQMGKLKSSEIVVPTVRGSIKAKYTHNGPRLQTYEIEIPGNMVGEFSLNDLGGKDLIYNGEKVPSAFKYIRLSPGKHTIQLKINSF, encoded by the coding sequence ATGTATAAAAACATTTTTTTAATTACAGTAATAAGTGTATTGGCTAGTTTGAATGTAGCCAAAGCTCAAAATAGTAATAGTGATAAACCAAATATCATTTTTATACTTACCGATGATCAACGGTTTGATGCTATTGGTTATGCCGGAAATAAATATGTTGATACTCCAGAGATGGATAACTTGGCTCAGTCGGGGGCGTATTTTCATAGTGCTGTTGTTACTACTCCTATCTGCGCTGCGAGTAGGGCAAGCATATTAACAGGGCTTCACGAGAGGTCACACAATTTCAATTTCCAAACAGGGAACGTTCGTGAGGAGTATATGGCAAATTCATATCCGAAGCTTTTAAAGGATAATGGTTACTATACTGGTTTTTACGGTAAGTATGGTGTGCGTTATAACGATTTAGATAAGCAATTTGATGAGCATGATGACTATGACCGCAATAACAGGTTTAAAGATAGACGAGGTTATTACTATAAGACTATAGATAAAGATACCGTTCACTTAACGAGGTATACCGGGCAACAGGCACTCGATTTTATTGAAAAGAATGCTAAAAATGAAAAACCATTTTGTTTGTCATTAAGCTTTAGCGCGCCTCATGCCCATGACGGTGCACCCGAACAATACTTTTGGCAAAATACCACCGACAATCTTTTGCAAAATACCACTATTCCTGGTCCAGAATTAGGAGAGGATAAGTATTTTGAAGCACAGCCAAAGGCCGTTAGAGATGGGTTTAATAGATTGCGCTGGACTTGGCGTTACGATACTCCTGAAAAGTACCAACACAGTTTAAAAGGCTATTACAGAATGATTTCAGGAATAGACTTGGAAATCAAAAAAATTAGGGAGAAGCTAAAAGAAAAGGGAGTAGATAAAAACACGGTTATCATTTTAATGGGTGATAACGGCTACTTTTTAGGCGAACGTCAATTGGCCGGAAAGTGGTTAATGTACGACAACTCGGTGCGTGTACCGTTAATCGTTTTTGATCCCCGAGTAAATAAGCATCAAGATATAACCGATATGGCACTTAATATTGATGTGCCATCAACCATAGCCGATTTAGCAGGAATAAAGGCTCCGGAATCTTGGCAGGGTAAAAGTTTAATGCCCATTGTAAAGCAAGAAACAAATACCATGGGTAGAGATACAATTCTTATAGAGCATTTATGGGATTTTGAAAACATTCCGCCAAGTGAGGGGGTACGCACCGAAGAATGGAAATATTTCCGTTATGTAAACGATAAAACCATTGAAGAGCTTTATAACCTCAAGAAAGATCCAAAAGAAGTTAATAACTTAATCGGGAAGAAAAAATATCAAAAAGTAGCAGATAAGCTTCGTGCAAAACTTGATGAACTAATAGCTGAAAATAGTAATGAATACAGAGCCGCACCAACCGATTTGACAGTTGAGTTGATAAGAGAGCCAGAAACAGAAGTTGAGGTATTCGATTTGAAACCAGAGTTTGGTTGGACGGTGCCTTTAGGTTCAACATTTCAATCGGCTTACCAGATATTGGTCGCATCAAACCAAGCCAGTATCAATGCTAATAACGGTAACGTTTGGGATAGCGGCCAAGTACGCTCATCTCAATCTACAGATGTAGAATACCAAGGTAACGCTTTAGAAATAGGCAAAACCTATTATTGGAAAGTTAGAATTTGGGACGAAGAAAATCGACTGGTTGATTATTCAAAAGCTCAAAAATTTACTACGGGAAAAAGTGATAGCTATATCATTTCTACCGAAAATAAATTTGTTACGGATAAAATAAAACCAACAAAATTTGAAAATAGAAATGGCGTATATTTTATCGATTTTGGTAAAGCCGCTTTTGCCACTATGGATTTTACTTACCATGCGGAAACCCCACATACTTTAACCGTAAGAGTTGGCGAAATGGTTGACGATAAAGGAAACGTTAACAGAACGCCTCCAGCCAAAAGTAACATACGCTACCAAGAATTAAAGATTAACGTAAAGCCTGGCAAAACCTCGTACAGAATTCCTGTTCAAACAGATGAAAGAAATACAAGGCCTAATATGGCCATTCCGTTGCCAGATGGTTTCCCGCCTCTAGTGCCGTTTAGGTATGCCGAAATTGAAGGCACTCAGTCGGAAATCAAATTAAGCGATGTTGAGCAACTGGCATTTCGTACCTATTGGGATGACAAAGCCAGTAATTTTGAAAGTGATAACGATATATTGAATCAAGTTTGGGATTTATGTAAATACTCCATAAAGGCAACAACCTTCAATGGTTTGTATGTTGATGGTGACAGAGAGCGTATTCCTTACGAAGCAGACGCCTACCTAAACCAGCTAAGTCATTATACCACCGACAGGGAGTATGCCATGGCAAGAAGAACCATTGAGTATTTTATGCAAAACCCCACATGGCCAACTGAGTGGCAACAACATGTGCCCCTTCTCATCTATGCAGATTATATGTACACTGGGAACATCGAGCTTATTGAGCGCTATTATGAAGCTTTAAAACATAAGTCGCTTTATGAACTTTCCAATGAAGATGGGCTTATTACTTCTACTAAAGTAGATGCCGAATTTATGAAAAAGTTAGGTTTTCCTGAAGGTTACAAAAAGCCGTTAACCGATATTGTAGATTGGCCCTCAAAGAATTTTGCAGGAAGTAAAACTAAAGGAGAACGCGATGGTTTTGTTTTCATGCCTTACAGTACCGTAATAAACTCGTTCTTCTATGAAAACATGAAAATCATGGCAGAATTTGCTCAGCTCTTAGGAAAAACGCAAGAAGCATTAGACTTTGAATATCGTGCAGCCAAAGCCAAAAAAGCGGTTAACGAGCAAATGTTTGATAAGGAACGAGGAATATATGTAGATGGTATTGGTACAGACCATGCTTCATTGCATGCCAATATGATGCCATTAGCCTTTGGTTTGGTGCCTAAGGAACATTTTGACTCTGTTGTAGATTACGTAAAATCCAGAGGCTTAGCCTGTAGTGTTTACGGAGCACAATTTTTAATGGATGGTTTATATAATGCAGGAGAAGAAGATTATGCACTTGAGTTATTAACGAGTAAAGCAAAAAGAAGTTGGTACAATATGATTAGGGTAGGTTCAACGATTACCTTAGAGGCTTGGGATTATGAGTATAAAGTGAACTTAGATTGGAATCATGCTTGGGGCGCAGCACCTGCTAATATAATACCAAGAGGATTATGGGGTATAAAGCCAAAAACTCCAGGGTTTGGTATTGCTACAATAAAACCACAAATGGGTAAGCTGAAGTCCAGTGAAATAGTTGTACCAACAGTACGCGGATCTATAAAAGCAAAGTACACTCATAATGGGCCAAGGTTGCAAACTTATGAAATTGAAATTCCAGGAAATATGGTTGGCGAATTTTCACTAAATGACTTAGGAGGTAAAGACCTAATCTATAATGGTGAAAAAGTACCATCTGCTTTTAAATATATAAGATTGTCACCAGGTAAACACACTATTCAGCTTAAAATTAATTCATTTTAA
- a CDS encoding Gfo/Idh/MocA family oxidoreductase, whose translation MKRRLFIQKAGIASAAIASSSLLYGNVFSGSGANNILNIGVIGTGARGGGLTSIINSIDGISVVASCDVLPFRLENGLSRADSQSMGYTDYRKLLEDKNVDAVIVATPFSTHSKIACDALDAGKHVYCEKTLAMGYSGINTLVEKVNQSNLIFQTGHQYHSSRLYTHVHELIKNGLVGKIQAFECQWNRHGNWRRPVPKPEYEEAVNWRMYKEFSGGLTAELCSHQIDFVNWVLNEVPSQVFGTGGIDYWKDGRETFDNVHLIYSYPSGVKAKFTCLTGNANNGYQIKVLGDKGTIVIDTKKAWFYPEGKKNKIVTDVDGVSGATNSWDEEKGYSLNVEHLNPSEQALLDFKKAIDNQKQPKSNINTGANTAVCVQMGLDALYENKVVEWPAEFHKILSYKLN comes from the coding sequence TTGAAAAGACGATTATTTATACAAAAAGCAGGAATAGCTTCGGCAGCAATTGCCAGCTCATCATTGTTGTACGGTAATGTGTTCTCTGGTAGCGGTGCTAATAATATACTTAATATTGGGGTTATTGGTACAGGTGCTAGAGGCGGAGGACTCACTTCTATTATCAACTCAATAGATGGAATTAGCGTTGTGGCTTCTTGCGATGTTTTGCCATTTAGATTAGAAAATGGCCTGTCGAGAGCAGACTCCCAGAGTATGGGATACACTGATTATCGCAAATTATTGGAGGATAAAAACGTTGATGCTGTAATTGTGGCCACGCCATTCAGTACACATTCAAAAATAGCTTGTGATGCCCTTGATGCAGGAAAGCATGTGTATTGCGAAAAAACCTTGGCCATGGGGTATAGCGGGATTAATACTTTGGTCGAAAAAGTAAATCAATCCAATTTAATATTTCAAACAGGGCACCAATACCATAGTTCTCGGCTTTATACCCACGTACATGAGTTGATAAAAAATGGTTTGGTTGGTAAAATACAAGCTTTCGAGTGTCAATGGAACCGACATGGTAATTGGAGGCGGCCCGTACCAAAGCCAGAATATGAAGAGGCCGTAAACTGGAGAATGTATAAAGAGTTTTCGGGTGGTTTAACGGCTGAGTTGTGTTCGCATCAAATCGATTTTGTGAATTGGGTTTTAAATGAAGTGCCAAGTCAGGTTTTTGGTACCGGAGGTATTGATTACTGGAAGGATGGGAGGGAAACCTTTGACAATGTACACCTAATCTATTCATATCCAAGTGGTGTTAAAGCAAAATTTACCTGTTTAACAGGTAATGCCAATAATGGTTACCAAATAAAGGTATTAGGTGATAAAGGCACGATAGTTATAGATACCAAAAAAGCATGGTTTTATCCTGAAGGAAAGAAAAATAAGATAGTTACGGACGTTGATGGCGTTAGCGGTGCCACAAATTCATGGGATGAAGAAAAAGGCTATTCCTTGAATGTAGAGCACTTAAACCCGAGTGAACAAGCCCTATTGGATTTTAAAAAAGCAATCGATAACCAAAAACAACCTAAATCAAATATTAATACAGGTGCAAATACAGCGGTTTGTGTCCAGATGGGACTTGATGCCCTATACGAAAATAAAGTGGTCGAGTGGCCTGCCGAATTTCATAAAATATTAAGTTATAAACTAAACTAA
- a CDS encoding Gfo/Idh/MocA family oxidoreductase, with protein MDNKRRDFLKKATLATAGITIGSGVNAMTAQSYNNVIGANDRINVAIQGLGRRYGAFIDGIITKQSNARISYLCDVMPSQMDKALKKVGEKINYKPSLEEDIRKILGDKEVDAVFMATPDHWHTPGAIMAMKAGKHVYLEKPCSHNPHENELVVAAQKKYNKVVQMGNQQRSSAQSIKVIKEIHDGKIGEAYKAIAFYANARGKVTLPVKATPPNGLNWDLFQGPSPRKDYTHDTWNYNWHWYGWDFGTAEMGNNATHELDIARWALNVNYPKHVEALGWKNHFQDDGWEMYDEMLATYTFEKDKVIQWDGVSRNSYKKYGKGRGTIIMGTEGSAMIDRSGYELFDRRGEKIDEWKSGSTEGGVALGGGGNLSTMHTVNFFNAIRGKEALTSPIEIGAMSQMLTHYANISYRVNKGFEVDEQTGRIYDKEAMKLWSRQYEPGWEPKL; from the coding sequence ATGGATAACAAAAGAAGGGATTTTTTAAAGAAAGCTACATTGGCAACAGCAGGAATAACCATAGGCAGTGGTGTAAATGCCATGACGGCACAAAGTTATAATAATGTAATTGGTGCCAATGACCGGATAAATGTGGCTATTCAGGGTTTAGGAAGACGATATGGAGCTTTTATAGATGGGATAATTACTAAACAGAGTAATGCCCGTATAAGTTACTTATGTGATGTGATGCCTAGTCAAATGGATAAGGCACTTAAAAAGGTGGGTGAAAAAATCAACTACAAGCCAAGCTTAGAGGAAGATATCCGTAAGATACTGGGCGATAAAGAGGTTGATGCCGTTTTTATGGCTACCCCAGATCACTGGCACACCCCCGGAGCTATAATGGCTATGAAAGCGGGTAAACATGTTTATCTAGAAAAACCATGTAGCCATAACCCTCACGAAAATGAGCTGGTTGTTGCTGCACAAAAAAAATATAATAAAGTAGTGCAGATGGGGAATCAACAACGCTCCTCTGCGCAGAGTATAAAAGTCATAAAGGAAATCCATGATGGAAAAATAGGTGAGGCTTACAAAGCCATTGCGTTTTACGCAAATGCTAGGGGGAAGGTAACTTTACCGGTAAAGGCAACACCTCCCAATGGTTTGAATTGGGATTTGTTCCAAGGGCCTTCTCCCCGAAAAGATTATACCCACGATACATGGAATTATAACTGGCATTGGTACGGATGGGATTTCGGAACAGCAGAAATGGGAAACAATGCAACGCACGAGTTGGATATAGCACGTTGGGCATTGAACGTAAACTATCCAAAACATGTCGAGGCTTTGGGGTGGAAAAACCACTTTCAAGACGACGGTTGGGAAATGTATGATGAAATGTTGGCCACATACACTTTCGAAAAAGACAAGGTAATCCAATGGGACGGTGTGAGTAGAAATTCATACAAGAAATACGGTAAAGGCAGAGGCACCATCATAATGGGAACGGAGGGCTCTGCAATGATTGACCGAAGCGGATATGAACTTTTCGATAGACGTGGAGAAAAAATAGATGAATGGAAGTCTGGTAGCACAGAAGGCGGAGTCGCTTTGGGTGGTGGCGGAAACCTGTCAACCATGCATACCGTCAACTTTTTCAACGCGATTAGAGGTAAGGAAGCCTTAACCTCTCCCATCGAAATTGGTGCTATGTCACAAATGTTAACCCACTATGCAAATATCTCGTATAGGGTAAATAAAGGTTTTGAGGTTGATGAACAAACAGGTAGAATTTACGATAAGGAAGCCATGAAGTTATGGTCAAGACAGTATGAACCAGGTTGGGAACCAAAACTATAA
- a CDS encoding DUF1080 domain-containing protein, with product MKIVKNIQLSLVLTIITVLGLYSCKNEANKIPWKQLITDSSLQGWNIKGGEATYKNENGIIIGTTAANTPNTFLTTDKMYDDFILEIEFNADSVMNSGIQIRSNSYPYYENGRVHGYQVEIDPSKRSWSGGIYDEGRRKWLNTLEHNKDAQKAFKQNDWNHYRIEAIGDTIKTWVNNVPAAYLIDDKTASGFIGLQVHSIGKSKEKLGKQVKWRNAKILTKNLSQYSRTSPLKPVITKNNLTVLEEKNGWIMLWDGKTTKGWRGAKLDGFPEKGWSIENGELIVADTGGAESAAGGDIVTEDSYSDFELKVDFKLTPGANSGIKYYVDTEINKGPGSSIGLEYQILDDNLHPDAKLGSHEGSRTVASLYDLIQADPNKPINPIGEWNTAHIKSINNHVEHWLNGVKVLEYDRGSDAFLKLVSESKYEKWPNFGMLEKGQILLQDHGDKVAFRNIKIRVPKKK from the coding sequence ATGAAAATTGTTAAAAATATTCAATTAAGTTTGGTTCTCACAATAATAACAGTATTGGGCTTGTACTCCTGTAAAAATGAGGCTAACAAAATTCCTTGGAAACAATTAATAACAGATAGCTCTCTGCAAGGTTGGAATATCAAAGGCGGTGAAGCAACCTATAAAAATGAAAATGGTATTATAATAGGAACTACTGCGGCCAATACACCCAATACGTTTTTAACTACAGATAAAATGTATGATGATTTTATTTTGGAGATTGAGTTTAATGCTGATTCGGTAATGAATTCCGGAATACAAATTCGAAGTAATAGTTATCCGTATTATGAAAATGGCCGTGTACATGGTTATCAAGTAGAAATAGATCCTTCAAAACGGTCGTGGAGTGGAGGTATTTACGATGAGGGTAGGCGGAAATGGCTCAATACACTAGAGCACAATAAAGATGCGCAAAAAGCATTTAAGCAAAACGACTGGAACCATTATAGAATAGAGGCCATAGGAGATACTATTAAAACATGGGTAAACAATGTGCCTGCGGCCTATTTGATTGATGATAAAACGGCATCAGGGTTTATAGGGTTGCAAGTGCACTCCATAGGGAAAAGTAAAGAAAAACTGGGTAAGCAAGTAAAATGGAGAAATGCTAAAATATTAACTAAAAACCTGTCTCAATATTCCAGAACATCACCGCTAAAACCTGTTATAACTAAAAACAACCTGACGGTGCTTGAGGAGAAAAATGGCTGGATAATGCTTTGGGATGGAAAAACCACCAAGGGCTGGCGAGGAGCTAAACTTGATGGATTTCCGGAAAAGGGCTGGTCTATTGAAAACGGTGAGTTGATAGTGGCCGATACTGGTGGAGCAGAATCTGCCGCAGGTGGAGATATTGTAACGGAAGACTCTTATAGCGATTTCGAATTAAAGGTAGATTTTAAACTAACGCCAGGAGCCAACAGCGGTATAAAATATTATGTAGATACCGAAATTAACAAAGGTCCTGGTTCGTCCATAGGCTTGGAATATCAAATATTGGATGACAATTTACATCCTGATGCAAAGTTGGGTTCGCATGAGGGGAGCAGAACGGTAGCTTCGCTTTACGATTTAATTCAGGCCGATCCTAATAAGCCTATAAATCCGATCGGTGAGTGGAACACGGCGCACATAAAATCGATTAATAATCATGTAGAACATTGGTTAAATGGAGTAAAGGTGTTGGAGTACGACCGAGGAAGCGATGCGTTTTTAAAACTGGTGTCTGAAAGTAAATACGAAAAATGGCCAAACTTTGGTATGTTGGAGAAAGGACAAATTTTGTTGCAGGATCACGGAGATAAAGTGGCGTTTAGAAATATTAAAATTCGTGTGCCAAAGAAGAAATAA